In the genome of Lacerta agilis isolate rLacAgi1 chromosome 2, rLacAgi1.pri, whole genome shotgun sequence, one region contains:
- the FOXI1 gene encoding forkhead box protein I1, whose product MSSFDPQIHSPHRCSPQFPNIGQEPPEMNIYYENFFHPQNIPSPQRPTNFETGDYNSTPNPYLWLNGPSINSPPYLPGTNGSPYIPPAYGMQRQLLPNMHGLAGNEMGWLPMPSQEELMKLVRPPYSYSALIAMAIHGAPDKRLTLSQIYQYVADNFPFYNKSKAGWQNSIRHNLSLNDCFKKVPRDEDDPGKGNYWTLDPNCEKMFDNGNFRRKRKKKSDCSTSTASLASDKSEDSALTGSPKAAAEHQDMLENSSSGAESSPEKRSPPPSSTTPCLNNFLSSMTAYVNGSNSVSRSVALGLGTDAGDKMGQNVVGFNSYTPLANISSHGSGEPWSNSMSSGHLGYGSSVLNQFNSSFYNSLAANNTLYSREGTEV is encoded by the exons ATGAGCTCATTTGATCCACAGATACACTCACCACACCGCTGCAGCCCGCAATTTCCTAACATTGGGCAGGAACCTCCTGAAATGAACATCTACTATGAAAATTTCTTTCATCCACAGAATATTCCTAGTCCACAGAGGCCTACAAACTTTGAAACAGGGGACTACAATTCTACACCCAACCCTTACTTGTGGTTAAATGGACCTTCCATTAACAGTCCACCTTACCTACCGGGAACCAATGGCAGCCCATACATCCCACCAGCCTATGGGATGCAAAGGCAGCTCTTGCCTAACATGCACGGCTTGGCAGGGAATGAAATGGGCTGGCTCCCAATGCCTTCTCAAGAAGAACTGATGAAGCTGGTCAGGCCACCTTATTCCTATTCTGCGCTCATTGCCATGGCCATCCACGGAGCCCCGGACAAGAGACTGACCCTCAGTCAAATCTACCAGTATGTCGCTGACAACTTCCCATTCTACAACAAAAGCAAAGCTGGTTGGCAGAATTCAATACGGCACAACTTGTCTCTCAATGACTGCTTCAAGAAAGTGCCTCGGGATGAAGATGACCCAG GGAAGGGCAATTACTGGACTCTGGATCCAAACTGTGAGAAGATGTTTGACAATGGAAACTTTCGacggaagaggaagaagaagtctGACTGCAGCACCAGCACAGCGTCTCTTGCTTCTGACAAATCGGAGGACAGCGCCTTAACTGGCAGCCCCAAGGCGGCAGCAGAGCACCAAGACATGCTGGAGAACTCATCTTCTGGAGCAGAGAGCTCCCCTGAAAAGAGATCTCCACCACCATCTTCCACCACTCCCTGCCTCAACAACTTCTTGTCCAGCATGACAGCTTATGTGAATGGGTCCAATTCAGTCAGCCGCTCAGTGGCCCTCGGACTTGGCACCGATGCTGGTGACAAAATGGGACAGAACGTGGTAGGCTTCAACTCATACACCCCTCTTGCTAACATCTCCAGCCACGGCAGTGGAGAGCCATGGTCCAATTCCATGTCCTCTGGTCATCTTGGCTATGGCAGCTCAGTTCTCAACCAGTTCAACAGCAGCTTTTACAACAGTCTCGCTGCAAATAATACTCTATATTCCAGAGAGGGAACTGAGGTGTAA